A genomic segment from Lignipirellula cremea encodes:
- a CDS encoding DUF1549 domain-containing protein — protein MLRALLVLTAVWLTLAVSPGRQISQATAATPLHVQIDQLIEKAHPDFQKMAAPPASDAEFFRRVHLDLVGLIPTAAETRAFLADKAPTAEKRSQLIARLLDSPEHARRMQYVFDEMLVERRRDSTVADAEWREYLRQSFQQHKPWDQLAEEILGADGKELRPAAKFYLARNAELEVVTRDVGRIFLGVDLECAQCHDHPSIDDYYQRHYFGINAFLQRTYLFTDPKTKEKVLGEKAEGEASFTSVFTQESGETGPRLMDLEAIPDPDGTEKQYLLAPTKQQRGVPRYSRRAQLARAMASDQNRPFRRNMANRLWALMMGRGLVEPLDLHTADNPPSHPEVLELLTDALLEQDYDLDYLLRELALTKTYQRSSEYSGSSPPPAPETFAIGLLKPLSSEQLAWSALQATGLRQVMLEAKIASQEKQNVALIAAAKKQAALPAEEPPGPVYEEPPAPNAPPETAAPLPIDTADLRWQEEVLHEAFQGSVNQFVTLFSEQAGQTTTFQAAPSHALFFINGTLIRDWLQPQPGRLTERLAHIEPPAALTEELFLAVLGREPTADEATETVAYLATVDDQKAALQELAWALLSSAEFRFNH, from the coding sequence ATGCTGCGAGCCCTCCTTGTCCTGACGGCCGTTTGGTTGACCCTGGCAGTCTCTCCAGGCCGACAGATTTCCCAGGCGACCGCCGCGACTCCGCTGCATGTGCAGATCGATCAGCTGATCGAAAAGGCGCACCCCGATTTTCAGAAGATGGCGGCGCCGCCCGCCAGCGACGCCGAGTTCTTTCGCCGCGTCCACTTGGATCTGGTCGGCCTGATTCCCACGGCCGCAGAGACCCGCGCCTTTCTGGCGGACAAGGCGCCGACCGCAGAGAAACGTTCGCAACTGATCGCCCGCCTGCTGGACAGCCCAGAGCATGCCCGGCGGATGCAGTACGTGTTTGATGAAATGCTGGTCGAACGCCGGCGGGACAGTACCGTGGCCGATGCCGAATGGCGGGAGTATCTGCGGCAATCCTTCCAGCAGCACAAACCGTGGGATCAGCTGGCCGAAGAGATCCTGGGGGCCGACGGCAAAGAGCTGCGTCCTGCGGCCAAGTTCTATCTGGCAAGAAACGCCGAGCTGGAAGTGGTCACGCGCGATGTGGGCCGGATTTTTCTCGGCGTGGATCTGGAATGCGCCCAGTGCCACGATCATCCTTCGATCGACGACTACTACCAGCGGCATTACTTTGGCATCAACGCGTTCCTGCAAAGGACGTATCTCTTTACCGACCCCAAAACCAAAGAGAAGGTGCTCGGCGAAAAAGCCGAAGGCGAGGCGAGTTTCACCTCGGTCTTCACGCAGGAGTCTGGCGAGACAGGACCACGGCTGATGGACCTGGAAGCGATCCCCGATCCCGACGGCACGGAGAAGCAGTATCTGCTGGCTCCCACCAAACAGCAGCGAGGCGTGCCGCGATACAGCCGCCGGGCCCAGCTGGCCAGGGCGATGGCGTCGGACCAGAACCGGCCCTTTCGCCGGAACATGGCCAACCGCTTGTGGGCCCTGATGATGGGCCGCGGCCTGGTCGAGCCGCTCGACCTGCACACAGCCGACAACCCGCCGTCCCACCCCGAGGTGCTCGAACTGCTGACCGACGCCCTGCTGGAGCAGGACTACGATCTGGACTACCTCCTGCGCGAACTGGCCCTGACGAAAACGTACCAGCGCAGCAGTGAATACTCCGGCAGTAGTCCGCCGCCGGCGCCGGAAACCTTTGCGATCGGGCTGCTCAAGCCGCTGTCGTCGGAACAACTTGCCTGGTCGGCCCTGCAGGCGACCGGCCTGCGGCAAGTGATGCTGGAGGCGAAGATCGCCAGCCAGGAAAAGCAGAATGTCGCGCTGATCGCCGCCGCCAAAAAACAGGCCGCACTCCCGGCCGAAGAGCCGCCAGGCCCCGTTTACGAAGAGCCGCCCGCCCCGAACGCGCCGCCAGAAACCGCCGCCCCGTTGCCGATCGATACGGCCGATCTCCGCTGGCAAGAGGAAGTCCTGCACGAGGCATTCCAGGGCAGCGTGAACCAGTTTGTCACGTTGTTCTCCGAGCAGGCGGGCCAGACAACCACGTTCCAGGCCGCTCCCAGTCACGCCCTGTTCTTTATCAACGGCACTTTGATCCGCGACTGGCTGCAGCCTCAGCCCGGCCGGCTGACCGAGCGGCTCGCCCACATCGAACCGCCGGCAGCTTTGACCGAAGAGCTGTTCCTGGCCGTACTCGGACGTGAACCAACCGCGGACGAAGCGACCGAGACGGTCGCCTACCTGGCGACGGTCGACGACCAGAAAGCGGCCCTCCAGGAACTGGCCTGGGCCTTGTTAAGCTCCGCCGAATTCCGCTTCAACCATTAG
- a CDS encoding CinA family nicotinamide mononucleotide deamidase-related protein, whose product MNTDLHAEVIAIGDELTSGQRLDTNSQWISERLGEMGVRTLFHTTVADDLPSNIRAFQVAADRVDLVVCTGGLGPTADDLTRQAIAEAFDRPLQRDADALAHIQNLFARRSRPMPESNHVQADFPAGSRVIPNPHGSAPGIDLSLDRPQRTPHRIFALPGVPAEMREMWFATVGPAISFLASGSPRVIRHQRLKCFGVGESDLEKMLPDLIRRGRTPTVGITVSQATITLRVTALAADASACQELMAPTLDTIRQCLGDLVFGEEDDELQHAVARKLRERGETLAVFDWGAGGLVAHWLSEAASDEFLGGAVLRSDRAFLQRIDQGAEVLASHGAHSRQAAEAMARQVQEDFGADWGLAIGPFPVDQQDQGDVHFALAGPSGMATTASPYTGHPDILLAKAAKQALNLVRKKLGGSEG is encoded by the coding sequence TTGAATACCGACCTGCACGCCGAAGTGATTGCCATTGGCGACGAGTTGACCAGCGGCCAGCGACTGGACACCAACAGCCAATGGATTAGCGAGCGGCTGGGAGAAATGGGCGTCCGCACCCTGTTCCATACGACCGTCGCCGACGACCTGCCCAGCAATATCAGGGCGTTCCAGGTGGCGGCTGATCGGGTTGATCTGGTCGTCTGCACCGGCGGCCTGGGACCGACCGCCGACGATCTGACCCGGCAAGCGATCGCGGAAGCGTTCGACCGTCCCTTGCAGCGCGACGCCGACGCGCTCGCCCACATCCAGAACCTGTTCGCCCGTCGCAGCCGGCCGATGCCTGAGAGCAACCACGTGCAGGCCGACTTCCCCGCCGGATCGCGCGTCATTCCCAACCCGCACGGTTCAGCCCCCGGTATCGACCTGTCCCTGGACCGGCCGCAGCGCACTCCGCATCGGATCTTCGCCCTGCCAGGCGTGCCGGCCGAAATGCGCGAAATGTGGTTCGCCACCGTAGGGCCGGCGATCAGCTTCCTGGCCAGCGGTTCGCCCCGGGTGATTCGCCACCAGCGGCTCAAATGCTTTGGCGTCGGCGAAAGCGATCTCGAAAAAATGCTGCCCGACCTGATCCGTCGCGGCCGCACGCCGACCGTCGGCATCACCGTGAGCCAAGCGACCATTACCCTCCGCGTCACGGCCCTGGCCGCCGACGCCTCCGCCTGCCAGGAGTTAATGGCGCCAACGCTTGACACCATCCGCCAATGCCTGGGCGATCTGGTCTTTGGAGAAGAAGACGACGAACTGCAGCACGCGGTCGCCCGGAAACTACGCGAGCGGGGAGAGACCCTGGCGGTCTTCGACTGGGGGGCCGGCGGACTGGTCGCCCATTGGCTGAGCGAAGCGGCCAGCGATGAATTCCTGGGCGGCGCCGTCCTGCGCAGCGACCGGGCCTTTCTGCAGCGCATCGACCAGGGGGCCGAAGTGCTCGCCAGCCATGGCGCCCACAGTCGCCAGGCGGCGGAAGCGATGGCTCGCCAGGTGCAGGAAGATTTCGGCGCCGACTGGGGGCTGGCGATCGGCCCCTTCCCGGTCGACCAGCAGGACCAGGGCGACGTCCACTTTGCCCTGGCCGGTCCCTCCGGCATGGCGACGACTGCCTCGCCTTACACGGGGCATCCCGATATCCTGCTCGCCAAAGCGGCGAAGCAGGCGCTCAATCTGGTGCGGAAGAAGCTGGGTGGAAGCGAAGGGTGA
- a CDS encoding sialidase family protein, translated as MRTFLLAATCLLTASLLASGAEPEAVPFQTDVFEGGQGGYHAYRIPSLVTTPDGALLLFCEARKASLSDDGDIDLLMRRSEDGGRTWQEPQLLREEGGDAPVKFGNPTAVVDRETKVIWLAVNRDVLDPQGARGGGSLELLRSDDDGKTWSLPIDISAAIKRADWRHYAFGPGIGVQLEHGPHRGRLILSANYRTSFNKRTPSWSHILYSDDHGETWRRGGQLGQYTNECQVVETLAGGKSGLLFNARNHWGRAGSPEKSGHRLVARSQDGGATWADEAMDPALSDPPCQASLFRYSWPTAAAPGRILFANPAGPGRSHLTLRQSRDEGRTWPVAKVLCAESSAYSCITRLADGQVGVIFERDNYRKLTFVSFPLAWLDEPDSIDRK; from the coding sequence ATGCGCACGTTCCTGCTGGCGGCGACCTGCCTGCTCACGGCCAGCCTGCTGGCCAGCGGCGCAGAACCAGAAGCCGTACCCTTCCAGACCGACGTCTTTGAGGGCGGGCAAGGCGGCTATCATGCCTATCGCATTCCATCGCTCGTCACCACGCCGGACGGAGCCCTGCTACTGTTTTGCGAAGCCCGCAAAGCGAGCCTGTCCGACGATGGCGACATTGATCTGCTGATGCGCCGCAGCGAAGATGGCGGCCGCACCTGGCAGGAGCCCCAATTGCTGCGGGAAGAAGGCGGCGACGCCCCCGTCAAATTCGGCAACCCGACCGCCGTCGTTGATCGAGAGACCAAAGTCATCTGGCTGGCCGTCAATCGGGATGTTCTCGATCCGCAGGGCGCCCGGGGCGGCGGCTCGCTGGAGCTCCTCCGCAGCGACGACGACGGCAAAACCTGGTCGCTGCCGATCGACATCTCCGCTGCCATCAAACGTGCCGACTGGCGTCATTACGCCTTTGGCCCTGGAATTGGCGTGCAATTGGAGCACGGCCCCCACCGAGGCCGCCTGATCCTGTCGGCCAACTATCGCACCTCCTTCAATAAACGCACGCCAAGCTGGTCCCATATTCTGTACAGCGACGACCACGGCGAAACCTGGCGCCGCGGCGGTCAACTGGGCCAGTACACCAACGAGTGCCAGGTGGTGGAAACGCTTGCGGGCGGAAAATCGGGACTGCTGTTCAACGCCCGCAACCACTGGGGCCGCGCGGGCTCGCCGGAGAAATCAGGGCATCGCCTGGTCGCCCGCAGCCAGGACGGCGGAGCCACCTGGGCCGACGAAGCGATGGATCCCGCGCTGTCCGATCCGCCCTGCCAGGCCAGCCTGTTCCGCTACTCCTGGCCGACCGCCGCGGCGCCGGGCCGCATCCTGTTCGCCAATCCAGCCGGCCCCGGTCGCAGCCATCTCACCCTCCGTCAAAGCCGCGATGAAGGCCGCACCTGGCCTGTGGCCAAGGTCCTGTGCGCCGAATCGTCCGCCTACAGTTGCATCACCCGCCTGGCCGACGGGCAAGTCGGCGTTATTTTTGAACGGGACAACTATCGAAAGCTGACGTTCGTCTCTTTCCCGCTCGCCTGGCTGGACGAACCGGACTCGATCGACCGAAAATAA
- a CDS encoding DUF1501 domain-containing protein: MRRDAGCPRLDHLLSRRSFMAATGAAAAGIGLAGALPAVATAALVGKQKRVLQIYLQGGLSQLESWDPKPGTRYGGPFRAIPTSTPGTHISELLPHTAQRMHLLSIVRSINIKTGDHGQGRLFMEMGRRAGAFPYLGSVASRYLTPASAELPGYIHISGRGLNDNTSAFLGARYSQLKLTGPEAPPNLESPAGVTAEAARRQEEFRQRISARFASRGGQPALTEAFESSYSMADKLMQRQSLFEQEPTAKEKERYGEHDFGVNCLLAKRLLENGATCVKVTHHGYDTHAENFNFHLEQLGEFDRTFSMLLDDIYDAGMLDSTLVMVMSEFGRTPKINQRYGRDHWGTAWSIALGGCGIQPGAVIGSTNEEGTAVADREVDAGHLFHTYLQALGIDSYSNHDLGGRTVPMGDPAKSPIKELLA, translated from the coding sequence ATGCGACGCGACGCCGGTTGTCCCCGTCTTGATCATCTCCTGTCGCGACGGTCGTTTATGGCCGCCACAGGCGCAGCAGCCGCAGGCATCGGTCTGGCCGGCGCCTTGCCTGCGGTCGCCACCGCGGCGCTGGTCGGAAAACAGAAACGCGTGCTGCAGATTTACCTGCAGGGCGGCCTCAGCCAGCTGGAGTCTTGGGATCCCAAGCCCGGCACTCGCTACGGCGGACCGTTCCGCGCCATCCCCACTTCGACGCCTGGCACGCACATCTCGGAACTGCTGCCGCATACCGCACAGAGGATGCACCTGTTGTCGATTGTGCGGAGCATCAACATCAAAACGGGCGACCACGGCCAGGGCCGCCTGTTTATGGAAATGGGCCGCCGGGCCGGCGCCTTCCCGTATCTGGGATCCGTCGCGTCCCGTTACCTGACGCCAGCCAGCGCCGAGTTGCCGGGCTACATTCACATCAGCGGCCGCGGCCTGAACGACAATACGTCCGCCTTCCTGGGCGCCCGTTACAGCCAGCTGAAATTGACCGGCCCGGAAGCCCCGCCCAATTTGGAATCGCCCGCAGGCGTTACGGCCGAAGCGGCTCGCCGGCAGGAAGAGTTCCGCCAGCGGATCAGCGCCCGGTTCGCCAGTCGCGGCGGCCAGCCGGCGCTCACGGAGGCCTTTGAGTCCTCCTACTCCATGGCCGATAAACTCATGCAGCGCCAGTCGCTGTTTGAACAAGAGCCGACCGCCAAAGAGAAGGAACGCTACGGCGAACATGATTTTGGCGTCAACTGCCTGCTGGCTAAACGTCTGCTGGAAAACGGCGCCACCTGCGTGAAAGTGACCCATCACGGGTACGATACGCACGCCGAGAATTTCAACTTCCACCTGGAGCAGCTGGGCGAGTTCGATCGCACCTTCAGCATGCTGCTGGACGACATCTACGACGCCGGCATGCTCGACAGCACCCTGGTAATGGTCATGTCAGAGTTTGGCCGCACGCCCAAAATCAACCAGCGTTACGGTCGCGATCACTGGGGCACGGCGTGGTCGATCGCCCTGGGCGGCTGCGGCATCCAGCCCGGCGCAGTGATCGGTTCTACTAACGAAGAGGGCACCGCGGTCGCTGACCGTGAAGTCGACGCGGGGCACCTGTTCCACACGTACCTGCAGGCCCTGGGCATCGACAGTTATTCCAACCACGACCTGGGCGGACGCACCGTGCCAATGGGCGACCCGGCGAAATCCCCCATCAAGGAGTTGCTGGCATGA
- the mqnE gene encoding aminofutalosine synthase MqnE produces MISTVHPRLRPIRDKVEAGERLSLDDGVLMYENDIPLHDLGALANIVRERWNGSFGYYNINTHLNPTNVCVYRCTFCAFRSDLRDPKGYVMSDEQILARAQEAVDNGCTEMHVVGGLHHQKGYDWYVNLVRIVHQAHPQLHLKAWTGVEINWFEFLTKKPVKEILQDLIDAGLGSMPGGGAEIFHPEVRDKICEHKSDARNWLHIHRTAHELGLKTNCTMLYGHIENAWHRIDHLNRLRELQDETGGFQTFIPLAFHPENTGLSHIQKPSALMDLRTMAISRLMLDNIPHIKAYWIMLGIGTAQAALAYGADDLDGTVRHELIYHDAGAVTPEILSVEDIRRLIEEAGRQPVERDTLYHRVERDPANPTQWSVGEPVGVA; encoded by the coding sequence ATGATCTCCACCGTCCACCCCCGCTTGCGGCCCATTCGCGATAAGGTTGAGGCCGGCGAACGGTTGTCGCTCGATGACGGCGTTCTGATGTACGAGAACGACATCCCCCTGCACGATCTGGGCGCCCTGGCCAATATCGTCCGGGAACGCTGGAATGGTTCGTTCGGCTATTACAACATCAACACCCATCTGAACCCAACGAATGTGTGCGTGTACCGCTGCACGTTTTGCGCGTTCCGCTCTGACCTGCGCGATCCCAAGGGATACGTCATGAGCGATGAGCAGATCCTGGCCCGCGCCCAAGAAGCGGTTGATAACGGCTGCACGGAGATGCACGTGGTCGGCGGCCTGCACCACCAGAAAGGCTACGACTGGTACGTGAACCTCGTCCGGATCGTGCACCAGGCCCACCCGCAACTGCACCTCAAAGCCTGGACAGGCGTGGAGATCAACTGGTTTGAGTTCCTCACCAAAAAGCCGGTCAAGGAGATCCTGCAGGACCTGATCGATGCCGGCCTGGGCAGCATGCCGGGCGGCGGCGCCGAAATTTTCCATCCTGAAGTCCGCGATAAAATCTGCGAGCACAAATCCGACGCCCGGAACTGGCTGCACATCCATCGCACCGCGCACGAGCTGGGCCTCAAAACCAACTGCACCATGCTCTACGGGCATATCGAAAACGCCTGGCACCGGATCGATCACTTGAACCGGCTGCGCGAACTGCAGGACGAAACGGGCGGCTTCCAGACGTTCATCCCGCTGGCGTTCCATCCCGAGAATACGGGCCTGTCGCACATTCAAAAGCCGTCCGCCCTGATGGACCTGCGCACCATGGCGATCAGCCGCCTGATGCTGGATAACATCCCGCATATCAAGGCGTACTGGATCATGCTCGGCATTGGCACTGCGCAAGCGGCCCTGGCTTACGGGGCCGATGATCTGGATGGCACCGTGCGGCACGAGCTGATCTATCACGACGCCGGAGCCGTCACGCCGGAGATACTCTCCGTCGAAGACATCCGCCGCCTGATCGAAGAAGCCGGCCGCCAGCCGGTCGAACGCGACACGCTGTACCACCGCGTCGAACGCGATCCGGCCAACCCCACCCAGTGGTCCGTCGGCGAACCGGTCGGCGTCGCCTGA
- a CDS encoding WD40 repeat domain-containing protein translates to MSEQTPNAAPGKTAFDEPPAPQRQPIDAPLDIQQTHKIAEFEHDYPLTHCRFDPTGRYVFAGAEDFNIYRWDLASGAASKTPFTGHHSWVRSVDLSPDGQTLYTGGYDDCIGVWSADADLPQPEQMVEAHRGWVRWVRVSPDGKRLASCGNDNLVKIWNLPDMSPSHVLAGHQRYPYAVAFHPDGERLVSFDLMGVVKEWSLATGEELRTLEAKVMWGYDKVFAADMGGARDLRFSPNGSGLAVAGLTNLKNAFAGTHDPMILVFDWDKGEPRYQFIDADFGGMAWGALFHPDGLLIGGGSPRAGAKGVLWFLKEGEEKPVHTVPLSHGSRGIDLSPDGKLLAVAQVDNRLTVYQMTAPAVQ, encoded by the coding sequence ATGAGCGAGCAAACCCCCAATGCCGCGCCTGGGAAAACCGCGTTCGACGAACCGCCCGCTCCGCAGCGGCAGCCGATCGACGCCCCGCTCGATATTCAGCAGACGCACAAAATCGCCGAGTTTGAGCACGACTATCCCCTGACGCACTGTCGCTTTGATCCGACCGGCCGCTATGTTTTCGCCGGCGCCGAAGATTTTAACATCTACCGCTGGGACCTGGCGTCTGGAGCCGCTTCCAAAACGCCGTTCACGGGGCATCACAGCTGGGTCCGTTCGGTCGACTTGTCGCCCGACGGCCAGACGCTTTACACGGGCGGATACGACGACTGCATTGGCGTCTGGTCGGCCGACGCCGATCTGCCCCAGCCAGAGCAAATGGTCGAGGCCCATCGCGGCTGGGTCCGCTGGGTGCGGGTCAGCCCCGACGGGAAACGGCTGGCCTCGTGCGGCAATGATAACCTCGTCAAAATCTGGAACCTGCCCGACATGTCGCCGTCGCACGTGCTGGCGGGACACCAGCGATACCCTTACGCGGTGGCCTTTCATCCCGACGGCGAGCGGCTGGTTTCGTTCGACCTGATGGGCGTCGTCAAAGAGTGGAGCCTGGCGACGGGCGAAGAGCTGCGCACGCTGGAAGCGAAGGTCATGTGGGGCTACGACAAAGTCTTTGCGGCCGACATGGGCGGAGCTCGCGACCTGCGTTTCAGCCCTAACGGCAGCGGTCTGGCCGTCGCGGGACTTACCAACCTGAAGAACGCGTTTGCCGGCACGCACGACCCGATGATCCTGGTCTTCGACTGGGACAAAGGAGAGCCCCGCTATCAGTTCATCGACGCCGACTTTGGCGGCATGGCCTGGGGCGCCCTGTTTCATCCCGACGGCCTGCTGATTGGCGGCGGCTCCCCCCGAGCTGGCGCCAAAGGAGTGCTCTGGTTCCTGAAAGAAGGGGAAGAGAAGCCCGTCCATACAGTCCCCCTGAGTCACGGCTCCCGCGGCATCGACCTGTCGCCCGACGGCAAGCTGCTGGCCGTCGCCCAGGTCGACAATCGCCTGACCGTCTATCAAATGACGGCCCCGGCGGTGCAGTAA
- a CDS encoding DUF1501 domain-containing protein yields MLTILDPAGKKEKLCDGVSRRNFLKIGAMGAAGLTLPQLLSLEAAAGIKNSKKSVILVYLVGGPPHQDMFDLKPEAPAEVAGPWRPIPTNVDGVEIGELLPMMSRMMDKFTVIRSLADAQSGHDAVQCYTGRTRGGKMPAGGWPQFGSAVAKLQGPANVATPPYISMCYECTHGPYNEPGPGFLGAVQSPFRPLGPTRSDMILQGVTTDRLADRQNLLGSLDNYRRDVDNSGMMDGFDAFTQQAMGVLTSSRLADALDLSTEDPKLVERYGVGDTKKHMDGNGAPRVPQSFLAARRLVEAGARVVTVNYSKWDWHGGTNNSIFKREQEDFPVFDQGITALVEDLHNRGMADDTAVLVWGEFGRTPKISAQVGRDHWPRVACALMAGGGWRNGQVIGATDRLGGEPVDRPVKFQEVFATLYNHLGIDVRQATVPDLHGRPQYLVEPGVQPLRELV; encoded by the coding sequence ATGCTTACCATACTGGATCCAGCTGGCAAAAAAGAGAAACTGTGCGACGGCGTGTCGCGACGTAACTTTCTCAAAATCGGAGCGATGGGCGCCGCCGGTTTGACGCTGCCCCAACTGTTGTCGCTGGAAGCGGCCGCCGGCATCAAAAACTCTAAAAAGTCGGTGATTCTGGTCTATCTGGTCGGCGGACCGCCGCACCAGGATATGTTTGACCTGAAGCCCGAGGCGCCCGCCGAGGTAGCCGGTCCCTGGCGTCCGATCCCCACCAATGTCGACGGCGTTGAAATCGGCGAACTGCTGCCGATGATGTCCCGCATGATGGACAAGTTCACCGTGATCCGCTCCCTGGCCGACGCCCAGTCGGGCCACGATGCGGTCCAGTGCTACACGGGCCGCACCCGCGGCGGCAAAATGCCGGCCGGCGGCTGGCCGCAGTTCGGTTCCGCCGTCGCCAAACTGCAGGGGCCCGCCAACGTGGCCACGCCGCCTTATATCAGCATGTGCTACGAGTGCACCCACGGCCCGTACAATGAGCCCGGACCGGGCTTCCTGGGCGCGGTGCAATCGCCGTTTCGTCCGCTGGGGCCGACTCGTTCCGACATGATCCTGCAGGGCGTGACGACCGACCGCCTGGCGGACCGGCAGAACCTGCTGGGAAGTCTCGACAACTACCGTCGGGATGTCGACAACAGCGGCATGATGGACGGCTTTGACGCCTTTACGCAGCAGGCGATGGGCGTGCTGACCTCGTCCCGTCTGGCCGATGCGCTCGACCTGTCAACCGAAGACCCCAAACTGGTCGAGCGCTACGGCGTCGGCGACACCAAGAAACATATGGACGGCAACGGCGCCCCGCGCGTGCCGCAAAGCTTCCTGGCCGCCCGTCGCCTGGTCGAAGCGGGCGCCCGGGTGGTGACGGTGAACTACAGCAAATGGGACTGGCACGGCGGCACGAACAATTCGATCTTCAAGCGGGAGCAGGAAGACTTCCCCGTGTTCGACCAGGGTATTACCGCCCTGGTGGAGGACCTGCACAACCGCGGCATGGCGGACGATACCGCGGTGCTGGTCTGGGGCGAGTTCGGCCGTACTCCCAAGATTAGCGCCCAGGTCGGCCGCGATCACTGGCCGCGGGTCGCTTGCGCCCTGATGGCCGGCGGCGGCTGGCGGAACGGGCAAGTCATCGGCGCCACGGATCGCCTGGGCGGCGAGCCGGTCGATCGGCCCGTCAAGTTCCAGGAAGTGTTCGCTACGCTCTACAACCACCTGGGCATCGACGTCCGCCAGGCGACCGTCCCCGATCTGCACGGCCGTCCGCAGTACCTTGTGGAACCGGGCGTCCAGCCGCTGCGGGAACTGGTTTAG
- a CDS encoding ATPase, T2SS/T4P/T4SS family — protein MSNAPPGPIELPPLKVEPAGDMRPDQFGMLRQHPGYPPAVILIFEAIASRAEKVLLDYTRDGVAVRYNIDGMWVQTPGRDRMTGDALLMVLKLFAALNPSERRAKQQGFFKGALNKDKYKFELVTEGVKTGERVLLEIRAQKKDIATLKDLGMRDKAAEQLKSWMTRERGLILFSGPLDSGLRTTYRSALNSTDRFMRDFRSVEDKHAPEPDIINVEAEFFDSRAGQTAITILPKLVLREPDVVCVPELNSDVAKSLCELSVKNPLLTMTRIRAVDCVDALQRFTSLHPDLSLFAKSLIGVINQRLVRRLCQCKEAYQPPPQLLHKLGIPPGRVNMLYRERRPLSPEQIQQLQEAKQPVPPPCPQCNGVGYFGRVAIFEMLEVNDSVRQGVAQRAQADQLRELARGAGARSFQEEAILQVALGVTSITEAQRTLKG, from the coding sequence TTAAAAGTCGAGCCGGCAGGCGATATGCGGCCTGACCAGTTCGGCATGCTGCGCCAGCATCCGGGATATCCGCCGGCCGTGATTCTGATCTTCGAGGCAATCGCATCGCGCGCAGAAAAAGTCCTGCTGGACTACACCCGCGACGGCGTGGCGGTGCGCTATAACATCGACGGCATGTGGGTGCAGACCCCCGGCCGCGACCGCATGACGGGCGACGCCCTGTTGATGGTGCTCAAGTTGTTCGCCGCGTTGAATCCGTCCGAACGCCGCGCCAAACAGCAGGGATTCTTCAAAGGCGCCCTGAATAAAGACAAGTACAAATTTGAACTGGTCACCGAAGGGGTCAAAACGGGCGAACGGGTGCTGCTGGAAATTCGCGCCCAGAAGAAAGATATCGCCACCCTGAAGGATCTCGGCATGCGCGACAAAGCAGCCGAGCAGCTGAAGTCCTGGATGACCCGGGAACGGGGCCTGATCCTGTTTTCCGGGCCGCTGGATTCGGGGCTGCGGACCACGTACCGCTCGGCCCTCAACTCCACTGATCGGTTCATGCGCGACTTCCGTTCGGTCGAGGACAAGCACGCCCCCGAACCCGATATCATTAACGTCGAGGCGGAATTCTTCGACTCGCGGGCAGGCCAGACGGCGATCACCATTCTGCCCAAACTGGTGCTGCGGGAGCCCGACGTTGTCTGCGTGCCGGAGCTCAATTCCGATGTCGCCAAAAGCCTGTGCGAACTGTCGGTCAAGAATCCTCTGCTGACCATGACCCGGATCCGGGCCGTTGACTGCGTGGATGCGCTCCAGCGGTTTACCTCGCTGCATCCGGACCTGTCGCTGTTCGCCAAATCGCTGATCGGCGTGATCAACCAGCGCCTGGTGCGACGCCTTTGCCAGTGCAAGGAAGCGTACCAGCCGCCGCCGCAACTGCTGCACAAGCTGGGCATTCCGCCGGGACGCGTCAACATGCTTTATCGAGAACGACGGCCCCTGTCGCCCGAGCAGATTCAACAGCTGCAGGAAGCCAAACAGCCGGTTCCGCCCCCCTGTCCGCAGTGCAATGGCGTGGGATACTTCGGCCGCGTCGCCATTTTTGAAATGCTCGAAGTCAACGATTCCGTTCGGCAAGGAGTTGCCCAGAGAGCCCAGGCCGATCAGCTCCGTGAGCTGGCCCGGGGCGCCGGCGCACGTTCCTTCCAGGAGGAAGCCATCCTTCAGGTCGCCCTGGGGGTCACCTCCATTACCGAAGCGCAACGCACGCTCAAAGGTTAA